The sequence below is a genomic window from Mobula birostris isolate sMobBir1 chromosome 11, sMobBir1.hap1, whole genome shotgun sequence.
cgaaggatcattggggacccgagtcaccccaaccacaaactgttccagctgctaccatccagaaaaTGGTACTGAAGCATagcagccaggaccaacaggctccaggacagcttcttccaccaggccaacagaAAGATTATTTCACGCTGATaccattgtatttctatgctacattgactgtcctgttgtacatactatttattataaattactataaattgcacatttaaacggagacgtaacgtaatgatttttactcctcatgtatgtgaaggatgtaagtgataaagtcaattcaactcaatTCTCACCAGCCCATCGCCTCAGTctgattcccctcctccttccctttcttccatggctcaTTCTATCAAATTCCTCTTTCTTCAGTTCTTTAGCTCTTCCACCTCCCAGATTCTCACATCAAACCCCCCTCCCTTCCTACCCAGCCACCCCCCCCGTCACCTTTCACctactcctctcctcctctcaaccttctcaaCTGGCTTCTTTCCAGTCCGGCTGAAGGGTCCCGACCTGAAACGTcggactgttcattcccctcctgACACACTGAGTCCCTCCGGCAATCTTGTGCGCACTCCTCCAAAAGCgtggcactccctcagtcctgatttatacttctgcgtcagctcgacgccgtaggtactgcgttgccgcgaaccctacgcagagccgatGCGGAACCCTATGCCGaagcctgacgtgcacctctcccaaaatgtaactacgcgtcgcagcaacgcagacagcaacaactgtgattggtctgcttggtagcatcgcatttcctcctacgctgcaatagcttcccattgggcgactaaagggcagggaaggaactctggctccATGaaactttacagacctctgaaattatgaaggacacatttcgcttttacaaaaaaagacgcttgcttcttgtttaccccaagaaagactaccatgaccatgaagccatggccttgcacaggcaggtgtgtgcgcatgcgtgacgtgcgcgaattgcagagtgacgcacaagtataaatgctcacaacgtgcgTCAGTGGCTTGCGAAGCTTACCGCATCAAggtaacgcagaagtataaatcagcctttagtcctGCGCTGGACCACTGGCAGAGATAGTTGTGCTCGAGTGCCACACTGCGCCTTTGAACCTCTGCCCACCTCACAAGaagtgtgggagggggaagaatttaaaaaaagCTCTATAGTTGGCCGCAACTGGTAGTACCAGAGGGAACACCCCAGAGGGCAGTTTAATCCAACCTGTATCAGCCATGCTGGCTTCACTTCAGTTCTGTCACTTGGACATGTTATCGGAAGATCCAGGCAGGAGAATTAATAGACCACAACATGGGCGCCATTGTGTTTTATTGGTATTTATTGCCAGCAAAACCATCACTCTCTAGAGATCCATCACTGGTTCTAATCAGTCTCAACATCAGAGTTCGTGGTGAGCGGTCACAATGGAAATCAGCTCTATTCGACTCACAAGAAGGAAGGTGCAGCTGAAATAAAGCCAAAACATCGTGCGGAGCAGTGCCGGAAATGATAATGATTCGTGCTACTCGTCGATAATCGGGTTAACCTTCAGTCCCTCAATACAACTGCCCCCACAACCCACCTCCTCCCCGGTTAACTTCCATTGCTCTCCTCTGGTCTGCCCATCCAGTTCCCATGGAAACCGATCACTCTCGGTGACCTCAGTCCAGTTGAGGGGTGAGATGGAGTCGGCAGTCCTGATCCCTACCGAAACCTCAGAGGCGActggagtgtgtgtatgtgtgtgtgtgtgtgtgtgtgtgtgtgtgtgtgtgtgtgtgtgtgtgtgtggtggggggtgggggagatccttATCGAGCTCTCTGTACACAGACTGGAAAATGAGCCATGGGATCTCTTGATCTTTAAGTTCACCGAGGCGCACGGTAAGCAACGCAACTCAAGATTCTGGAGTAAATTGACCCAGTAACCCTAACTTTCCCACTTACTGAGAGTCCCTTGATAAACACAGACTCAATCCTCTCAAGCAACCTCTCTTAGCATCATACAGAGAGTCCTaaacaaagaaacaggcccttctgccctctGAGTACATACTAACCCCTTGAGCATTCATTTACACTAACCCTacattaattccattttattcactTACTTATACTAGGCTGACCTGGTTCACTGTGGAGATGCAAATACAACAGACAACAGTGGAGATCAGGATCTCTGAAGAGTGACCCAGATGTGATCCTCCACCCCCACATTGCTGGGatacactgcccagcaattctctgatttaatcctaacctaatcacaggacaatttacaatgaccaattaaccaactaccaactttggactgtgtgaggaaactggagcacccagagggaaacatacaaactccttgtgggcagtggcgggaattgaacccaggtcacctgtactgtaaaccgttgtgctaaccaccatgctaccgtGCTGCCTGGTGAGGGAACTGTGATGTAGATGGGGTAATGAACAGATTAACTTCCCCTCCAGCCGTCCAACGAGAGGACAAAGGGGCAGCTTTGTGCAGGGAGGGGTGTTGTTCCATCGCCCGGCTCCCGTAACGGCTCCATCCAAATCATCTTCTCTCATATTCCTCCACCTCACCTGTCAGCTCCCCCCAATTCTTCCACCCACTAGCTCATTAACCAGCCAACCTGCACATCGCTGGAAGGAATTGGAGCACCCAGGAGtgacccacgtggtcacagggggagcatgcaaactccacccaGACAGTGCCCGAGGtctggattgaacctgggtctcctgAGGCTGCAAGGCAGTGGTGCCAGCTGTGCCAGCTTGCTGTCCCTGTTCGACACAAACTGGGAGGCAGGGGCTGAACGGCAACCAAGTCCCACAAAATTGTCGTGGGACGAAGTGGCTGGATCCCTGGTCCCATAAAGTGCCTGAATTCCTGGTCGAATAAAGTGCCTAAATCCCTGTGAATCCCTGGTCCCATCAGACAACAGGAAAAGCAATTGCTTCAAAGTCCAGGTGAGCTGCGGCAGGACTGGCTCAGGGCAGCTGGTGACCCCAGGCCCAATTCCCCCCGGAATTCAGACAAGTTATATTGGGAACATCCAGGCGAAGGAGGGAAGATAGATAAACCTCAGAGAATTGGAATTTTGACTAGATGGATAGAGGTGGATGGAGGCAATAAAGAGTTGATTAACCTGGTGAGGCCTGTTGTCCCGGGAAGGTCATTCGACAGGAAAACTCAAGACAGTATGGTCTGACCCCCGCCCCGCAAAATGGAATACAGACACACaagactgcagatgccagaatctaGAGTGCAAAcaaaaatgcaggagaaactcagcagaccaggcagcatctgtggaggggaatgggcaatggacgtttcgggtcgagaccatttaccttgtatgagAAATAGAGGGGGAGgttagttaaagtctgtcccgagcctttgtggcccatcaggccggagtttatgccggtttccgtggcgtgaagcgactgagagtacgagactgccccccccccccccggataggatgccGGTCTTTCGCGAGTTtgacccccagcattttgccggtacccattcgcagctgggtggactggagcgttgtgtggttaagtaccttgctcagggacacaacacgctgccccggctggggctcgaacccacgacccgcaggtcgctagtccaacgccctaaccactagCCACACGCcacacgagggggaggtggacaGTACATAAAGgtaaggggagggggtggggtgattcaggtaagaagggtgagaggcagaTGGAGGAAGGAAGAGTGGacatagtgacagaggctgggaggtaacaaggggctgaagatgatggaatctgatcgggaagggaaggtatggaatcaaggaagggagatgggaacagTGCAGGACCAATAGGAGGAGGGGTCAGGCGATAGACGAATGCAGCAGAGGGTGGAGAGGAAATAGGCAGGGCGATGGGGCCTGGGGTGAGCGAATTGGAGACATTGTACAGGAAATTATTTTATACCCTGTGGCCTGGTATCTGAACACGAGGGTGACTCCCTCTGGTCAAACCCCCAATTTGAatgtaataatgagaaacaacTCCTGAAAAATGAATCTCTCTAACACCAGAAAGCCAAAGTAAAAGAAATGGAAaatctcagcaagtcagccagcatctgtggagaaaggaaTCTTTAACATTACACGGTTTGGGACCCTTAACCACTcaatcagttctgatgaagggtcccaggcCTGaaccattaactgtttctctttccatgggaAATGTTGCTATTGTGTTTTGCTCCTGCGAAGGGAGAGGAAGAAGAAACAGActttcggctgcgggatgctaaAGAAGTGTGGTACTACGCAAGCAGATTTCCTGATTCTGCTAAGATTTTGGCAGGTTTAGGGATGGTCTGATTTCGGGTTGATTAAGGGATTCAATGGGGTAAGTGGATGGAAACTATTTCTGCTTGAACAAAATCCTTGGAATGGGGTCATTCAACTGAGAAAGGGCTTCATGCACGGACAAATAGAAACCAGCAGATCGTTATCCCTAAAGTTGCAGGGGCCAGAAAGGACAGACTGAAAGTTTCACAGTGCTGGGATACGCACATCACTCTTTGACAATGAGGACCAGGACAGGGAGATGAAGACATCTTTCGACCACCATCTCATGTCTGGTCTGGTGGGGCTCAAAGACCAACTCCTGGTCCAATGCTTCCAGGCAGCAGGAGAGCCACCTTAAAGTTGAAACGAACCCTCCACCGGGAAACAAAGTAGGTTCTGCCTTAATTAAGTAGAATTTATTAGCCTTGGGGCCTATTCGGAAGAGCCGGCAGGAGCAATATGGTTAAAGATGAGAGATAAAGCCATTCTCACACCCCCTTCCCTAGCCTATAGCTTTGTGTTATATATAATCCTTTTTTTAAACCATAACCTGTAAAGTCTATTACAATACACAACTCACAAATCACATATTCTCCCCACAATTAATTTTGTGTCGATTTGCTGTTTAAAAAGTCCTGTTGATGGAGGAGCCAGTCTTTCAGACCTTCAGATCCCAACCTGCTCCCAGTGCCTGCCCGCTGCCTCAGGAGTCGATGATCTGCCCAGACCAGGTCTCGTGCTTGGTTCCCGGGGCCAGGTGGGTGATGACCACCTCGACGGCCTGGAACTTTATGTTCTTGGGCGGGACGGCGCACACCTTGTACGTGACTTCGTCTCCTTCCACCGGCACGTACTCCCCCTCGATGCTGAGGACAGAAAAGGGGAAGAGTTAGTGTCAGCGCGTTCAGCCCTGAGGTAATCGGCGGGGTGGTGAGGGGGGGGCGGGGGCACGAGGAGCTGGGTTACTCAAAGCCAGATGAATCCTGATGCGAAATCAAGAACTTAGAAGCAGCAATAGTCCATCTGGACCTCCAAGCCTACCTCACCTTCCAGCATGATTAATACTACAAGTAAGAAGTATGCTCACAACTAAAAGTTTCGTAAACTTCCTGCACTTTCTTCATACTCACTGTAAAGGatgagaaaggaggaggagaaagttCATCTGACCCAAGGAATTTCCCAGCTCCTCCTTCCACTGATGACCGTTCTTCCTCTCAGCCCTCTCCAGCGCTGACAGCCTCAAGAAGGCGTCATCTATCAAGGATCATCACCATCTTGCTACTACCTTTGGGCAgggggtacagaaacctgaagttccacaccaccaaCTTCAGGCACGGCTACTTCTCGACAACCAGCGGGTTCTTGGACCAACCTGTTCCggacggtcctgacgaagggtctcggccccaaaatGGCGACTCTATTCTttcacatagatgctgcctggcctgctgagttcctccagcatctcgtgtgtgtgtgtgtgtgttgctttggcgtGCCGTTGAAGACGTACGGAGCCAGAGtggagagcaccctgactggttacgtcacggcctggtatgggaactccaAACCTCAGGAACACAGGAGGCTGCAGAATGTGATGGACTCGgcaagttccatcatgggcacagtcTTCTCCACCATGAGGACATCCTCAAGAGGGGAttcctcaggaaggcaacatccatcattacggaCACACACTTGCTCTGGCCAGGCCCTCTTTTCAATGctgtcatcaggcaggagatacaggagcctgaggaccagCACCTCAACATTTCAACAGAAACCTCTTTCCCATTGCCAGCAGAGTCCTGAACTTACCTGAATATCCCTAACACTGACTTGGAAACAtttctttttctcctcctcacTAGTTGGTTATTATCTATTTTGTTGCTTATTTTGTGCACAATTAATTTGAGTTTACGTTATCATACAtctgtcctcatcctcactgcaAAAAGCTAATCTTCATAGCATGTGTGCCTCAGGTACGTCTGCCTGTGGAAGTGGCAAATTTACACTTGAACTTCCCGGCTCCCACCCGACGTGCATCAGCCCGCGAGCGCTCTGCTTTGATGATGCCGTTTCATTCTGAAGAGACACTGTGACCACTCACTCAGAGATGTGCACAAAGATATCCTCCTTCCCGTCCGAGGGGGTGATGAACCCATGACCCTGTGACCTGGAGAAGCACTTGCACTTGCCCTTGGAGATGGGGCCAAGAGTTGCCCGGGCGGAGCTGGAAGAGGAGAAACAGGGTGGTAAACTCAGACAAGCGCACAGAACAATGCCATCCAGATCACTGAGAGACAAACATACAGATAAAGGTTACAGTTGACCACAgcggagcaggccattcggcccaatggACCAATGCTAGCTCCTTTGACGGTCAACCCAATAATTCCCTCTTCCCTGCACATTCCCCAGATCTGCAACATTTTGCCCTTCCAAGTACTTTTCCATTTGCCTTCTGAAGGAAGTTAATAAAGGTGGGAGCAGGAGTCAGATACGGTCCGTGGAAGTGGAGTCGTaggtagacagggtgatgaagaaggcttttggcacactggccctCACTGTGCATagaactgggatgttatgttgcagatGTACAATATGGGGGTGAGGCTCCACGTGGAATAttatgctcagttttggtcaccttgctTTAGGAAGGATGTCTCTAAGGTGGGGAGtgtaaagatttacaaggatgttgtcaggactaaaGGAACTGAGTTATAGAGGGGGTTGAGCATGTTTACTTATTGGAGAATAGGAGGCTGAGCGTGatcttatacagtactgtgcaaaaaaaagTCTTCGTAGATAGATTggatgcctaagacttgcacagtactgaatttgtcaacatggagcgcagagcgagtttgtaaatctggtgggagcaaaggatcttgggaatgatgagggtggcGCCATGGGAGGggcatgggacaggtggcagagaagggatGCCAGAGGCGGGGGTTTgggggtgcaggtgcagacacacccagctctgagactccaggcaaggtcatttgattccaaacaactgatttattgatcattatagaatgtctctctggtgcttcccgctccctcccgcTCTTCCTAAccatggttcccctctccctgcccccttcccactctcagtccacaataaagacccatatcggaatcaggtttatcatcactcataaatgctatgaaatttgatttttttttggcatcaacagtacagtgcaatacataaaattactacagttctgtgcaaaagtctgaggcacaagGATATAGCCagggtacagatagggtgaatgcagacagccattttcccagggtggggaatcaggaactagaaggcacaggtttaaTGTGAGACTGAAAAGATGTAATAGAAAGCTGAGCAGGTACTTTTTCACCAGTGGGTGAACAGTATCTGGACAGTACATGaggtgccagaggaaatggttgaggcagttacattaacaatatttaaaaggtatatgaagaggtacatggataggataggttttgagggatatgggccaaacgtgGGCAAATGGACTAGGTTAGataagagagagggggagaaggggaaagagaggggaccagggagaaagaagggatggggagagagaccaAGCATTCAGTGAGGTCATTATCTGAACTCTGAGCTCATTTTGCCTCAGTGTTGACGAGGAGTGGGAACAGATTGACAGTGCTGGTGACCCAGCCTCCTCAACTCTGGTGGGTCAATGCTTCAATAGAAGGAATCCCTCCTCAGCCCATCTGAGGTGAATCTGCCAGCTCTAGAAACCCCCACAGTGGGTAACATCCTCAGAAGCATCGACCCTCGTAAGTCAGCAGAGGATCTTCTGCTTCGATAAGATCAATACCAATCCTTCACCAGAGAGTAAAGCCTGCCCTAAATAAAGAGGCTCAGGTGTATGCAGACCTCCAGATGTGGAGTAAGACTGCACGGgataggccaatcagcccacacTGTCTGTGCTAGCCACTGTGGACTTAACTACACTAATACATTGCAGCAGTCCAAAAGTTGAgtcaggcctcatttggagtatttctGGTCTCCGcattactgggggggggggatgtggaGGATTTGGAAGAGCTCAgatgaggttcaccaggatgttgtctggattagagagcattagCAATAAGGGAAAATGGGACAAACATTAACTGTTTTCATTGGAGGTTATGGGGAGGCCTGACAGAAGTATATAGAATTATAGAAAGGCATAAATACACCTGCAACAACTTACTGGTACCAccttagcgtagtggttagcacaacggtttacagtgCGGGtgccccaggttcaattcccaccactgcctgtaaggagtttgtacattcttcccagtcattgtaaattgtcctgtgattaggctaggattaaattgggtggTGGGGCTCGAAGGGtctcaatagataaataaagTAACCAACTGAGCTACAAACTGtacgggatgtgggaggaaaccggaactcCCAGAGGAAATGTGCAAACTTCACGCAGATTTGATGACCCGTTTGACCCAAACCCCTCCAGGATCTGGTGAGAATGTGATCGTTATTAATCTCACAGGAAGCCTTTCCTCTGCCGTGACAGAGCGGAAATACTTACGCAGAGTAGGTACGGGTGCGTTTGGTGGGGAGAGGACTGGGCAGGTCCCCCAGGAGAGAGTTGTTGCGCTCCCAAGTTTTGGGACTGTCACGGCAgtagagtaaaggaggggacaccTGTGCTCGAGGCAAGTGAGGTGGCTGTGAGGGTGATGTCTCGCTCTGCTCTGACGACATGGTGCTTTAAGCGGATTTCTGTCTGTAAAACAAAAGGAGGCAGTGTTAGAATCCCACTTGATCTGTTTTCTCTGCTTGCTTGTCCCGCAGACACACAGTGGGAAGAAATTTAACTTCCTTGCACTTCTCTTCCAGAGGTGGCCACCAGGAGGCGCAATTGCCCCACTCAGAaaactgcagatgccggaaaacCGAAATAAACTGCCAGAAATAACTCAGCAAAAAAATAAGAATATAGTATATCAGTGCATGAGTAGaacatctggcccattgagcctgctccaccatgcaataagatcgtggctgatctgacgTGGACTCAACTCCATCTGCTGACTTTTCCCCATAAACTTTAATTCCCTTTTACTGTGCTAGAATCTATCTGACTGTGTCTTAGAtctatttaatgaggtagcctgtACTGTTCCtggggcagggaattccacacaTTCCCTAGACGGTGGGAAAAAGcaaagcagttcctcctcctcttcttcctaaatctactccccgaatcttgaggctgcGTTCCCAAGTTCCGATCGAAGTAAGCGGAACTGTTGAAAGTTGGCGACATGAAACAGTAACTGTTTTGTTATTTCtaaagatgctccctgacctgctgagtgtttccaatattCTTTGTTTTTATTCACTGTGGTCCCAGATTttctataatgccgtgtttttgAGGGTCTTGAGGTCTCACAACAGTTGATATTCAGGTATGTAAAATACTTACCATTATATCAATGAACCACTCCTGGCGAAGCATGGGTAACCATTATTGACCAGTGTGCTCGTGATCCCTTTTCATggatcagaatccgaatcaggtttgttatcaccgatATATGCcctgaactttgttgttttgtggcagcaagatGTAAcaaattactacaagttacaataaaaatagatGGAGACAGATAGAGATAAATAGAGAGAGtaagagatagagagatagagatagatagatatagagatagagacagagagatagatctaaacaatagaatcaatgaaagaccacaccaacatgaGTGTTGTGCAATAGTGTGCTAAAGACATaagctgttcaaatacaaaaattaaaaaaattataaaagtaaataaataagcaataaatatcgagaacatgagatgaagagtccttgaaagtgagtccataggttgtgggacgtttcagtgatggggcgagtgaaattattcccctttagttcaagagcctgattgttgaggggtaataactgttcctgaacctgttggtgtgagtcctgaggctcctataccttcttcctgatggcagcagcgaagaGACAGcatgtcccctaaaaccctcactaatttttatagatgcactgtagaaagcattcttctagggtgcaccacaacctggtatggaagttgtcctgtccaagactggaagaagctgcagaagatagtgaacacagcgcagcacatcacacaaaccaatcttccgtccttggactcactttacaccgcacactgtcggagcagtgctgccaggataatcaaggacacggcccacccagccaacacacttttcgttcctcctccctccaggagaaggctgaggagattgaagactcgtacggccagatttgggaacagcttctttccaactgcgataagactgctgaacggatcctgacccggatctgggccgtaccctccaaatatccagacctgcctctcggtttttttgcaccaccttaacttcctatttttctattttctatttatgatttataatttaaatttttaatatttactaattttaactatttttaatatttaatatttgtaatccagggagtgggaagcgcagaatcaaatatcgctgtgatgattgtacattctagtatcaattgtttggcgacaataaagtatagagTCTACGCTGGGTGGTGGGGCcattgatgatgggtgctgctttcctgctgcAATGCTCTGtctagatgtgttcagtggtggggcaggtctttgcccgtgatggactgggcctaaccactactttttgtaggattttctgttcaagggcattggcgtttgcatgccagcctgtgatgcagccagtcaatatactctccaccacacatccgtagaagtttgtcagagttttagaggTCCTGCCGAGTCTTTGCAGACTCGTAAGGGAGTGGAGGGGcaggctgctgtgctttcttcgtactTGCATCTTCCCagagaaatggaattaaaaaccagagggcataggttaaaggtgagaggggaaacattTAGAAGAGGCTTGAAGAGCAACTCCTTCACACAAAGGGTGATCTAGTTACGGAGCAAGCTGCTGGAGgacgtggttgaggcaggttcaataacaacatttaaaagacacttggacagggaCATGGGGAGGAAAGGTGTGGAGGGATATGAGACAAACAGGGGCAAATAGGACTGGCTGAGATGGGTATCACGCTCGGCACGGACGTTAGGGTTAGGCTGCAGGGCCTGTTGCCGTGTTGTATGTCCCAGAGACTCACAGCTTCAGATTTGGCAGACGAGGTGAGCGGGGCAGACAGTGCTGGCTACATGTCCGTGAGGTTGAGATCCTTCACGTTCTCACCAAGCCCACACTGTCTCTCAACCCCCAGAAGTGAGAGGAATCAGTTCTCCTGTGCCACCACAAGCCCTGGGCTCAAAATCTGTAAAATATGTTGGTAATTATCTCCAGTTATTTCAGGAGTTAGCTCTGGCTGGGTCAATTCCCCGAGGTTTCATTCTTGGCCTCCTGCCTCGAATAATTTGTTTTCTCATTTTCAACATTCTTACATGGAGGATTGGCTGCTGAACCATTCCAGACCTCTCCTCGATACTCTTATTGTCCCAACACCGAACTTCCCTCAAGAATGCATTACAGTGGAGGAGAGTGGGTCTGTGTGGTGGGACCAAGCAAGGGATAGGGGATGGGGCatggtagcctagtggttagcacaacggtttacagtacaggagaccagagttcaattcccgccgctgcccgtAATCCCCTGTATCTGCGTGCTCcggtttcctaccacagtccaaagatggaccagttggtgggttaattggtcattgtgattaggctcggattaaattgggggattgctgagtgGGACGGTTCAAAGGATCGGAAGGGCCTatcccatgctgtatctctataaataaatagacaaaccATGTACCTTTACTGAGGAAGGAATGTAAGATGCAAGAATGTAAGTCTTCAGCAAATATTCTCAAAGCAGAGAGAGActgggtgtaggggagagagggagagagtaagTGTAGAGAAAGGAAGAAGAGACACAAAAGACCAGGATGCAGTGAGGaatagaaagggagggagagtaagagagagatagagaaaaagagagagtgagagagatagagaaagtcAGAAAAATTAGCTGATGAAATGAGACACAATGTGTGTAcgtatgggagagagagagagagaatcagtgaGACACAAAGAACAAGATATAAGAGACTGTTATAAATGCAGAGAACAAACAAATAGAGAGGGAAAATattaaagagggagagagaacccAGAGAACAGAACAAAGTGACAGAAACAAAGGAGAAtgagaaacaaagaaatactgaGAAAGGACAAAAGGACGAGTGTGATTCAGCTGGTGAAGTGAGGCCAGATTTCTCTCAAGGCTGCGTCTGTTTATTCAAATGTGTGCTGCAGAAGAAATTCTCCGGCCCTCCCCTATCTACGGACTGTTCAACCTCGGCTGCGGCAAATGCCTTTAACCCCTGGAGGTGACACGAAACAGCTGGAGGGAAACAAATGGCAGCAGAGACCCCGGCGGAAGGTCTAGACCAGGGGTACAGAGAGAGTGGCGtgcagacagacacagagaggtgCAATTCTCATTAGGGATAGACAGTACACCAGGCAGACCTACATAGATaaactgacagaca
It includes:
- the csdc2a gene encoding cold shock domain-containing protein C2a; the encoded protein is MSSEQSETSPSQPPHLPRAQVSPPLLYCRDSPKTWERNNSLLGDLPSPLPTKRTRTYSASARATLGPISKGKCKCFSRSQGHGFITPSDGKEDIFVHISDIEGEYVPVEGDEVTYKVCAVPPKNIKFQAVEVVITHLAPGTKHETWSGQIIDS